The Halosimplex litoreum genome has a window encoding:
- a CDS encoding efflux RND transporter permease subunit, producing the protein MVFEWFTDEVGDAIASYPGRISLAFLLLTAVFVAGLGNVETEGGSNQFVEDLDSFEAFEDIQREFSTGFGGGSTSTQLLQREQNVLSRTSMLRMLRAQERLQDHGGLRVTGVSSPARTVAQQLDPDAATVGAQIDAVERATATEIDRAVRRAAETPGFTSQVSEDFDSESAAARAAQASVTHGRDADDREERVERVIGTVGGDVDIVGSAPNTIGSSLALVLPAAFILIVGFLVVAYRDLVDLLLGVVAILMTLLWTFGFLGLADIAFNPLLVAVPPLLIAVGIDFGIHAVNRYREERERDQPVGTAMDVTTAQLLVAFFIVMGTTVIGFLSNLPSALAPIRDFGLVAAIGICFTFLIFGIFLPAAKVKTDRLRARYPIPTMSERPLGSEGSLLGRALGGGVAIAQRAPALFMLVILVTSGVAGVYATGVGTGFSQDDFLPPEYEEIPDWQKELPGPFAPPEYDTISKSNYIEDNFPQSSSVLLFVESRMHRDAALDQVYRMGSDPPPTVLREGRHAESQSVVTIVRSYADRNPEFADLVARNDPDDDGIPEQNLREVYDSLESAPTSGVGGVLADDRRSTLVTYTVDADATNREVAADAETVAAETSLDATPTGNAIIFEEASELILGTVITSLVITLVGASAFLIVVYHVLEGRASLGVANVVPIALTVTFVVASMRYLGIDFNAINGVILSLTIGLGIDYSVHVVHRFADEFEDADLDTALDRAIRGTGGALTGSMLTTVAGMGMLVFALNPAIGAFGVLTALSVVYAYVASIVVLPSTLVLWDRVVNRSRAAKLLYGRGSNPTPETSVEE; encoded by the coding sequence ATGGTCTTCGAGTGGTTCACCGACGAGGTCGGCGACGCCATCGCCTCCTACCCGGGGCGGATCAGCCTCGCCTTCCTCCTGTTGACCGCCGTCTTCGTCGCCGGCCTCGGCAACGTCGAGACCGAGGGCGGGAGCAACCAGTTCGTCGAGGATCTCGACTCGTTCGAGGCCTTCGAGGACATCCAGCGGGAGTTCAGCACCGGCTTCGGCGGCGGGTCGACGAGCACGCAGCTGCTCCAGCGCGAGCAGAACGTCCTCTCGCGGACGAGCATGCTGCGGATGTTACGGGCTCAGGAACGGTTGCAGGACCACGGTGGGTTGCGCGTGACGGGCGTCTCCAGTCCGGCGCGGACCGTCGCTCAACAGCTCGACCCGGACGCGGCGACGGTCGGCGCCCAGATCGACGCCGTCGAGCGGGCGACGGCGACCGAGATCGACCGGGCCGTCCGCCGGGCCGCCGAGACCCCAGGCTTCACCTCGCAGGTCAGCGAGGACTTCGACTCCGAGAGCGCGGCCGCACGCGCGGCGCAGGCGTCGGTCACGCACGGCCGCGACGCGGACGACCGCGAGGAGCGCGTCGAACGGGTGATCGGGACCGTCGGCGGCGACGTCGACATCGTCGGGAGCGCCCCGAACACCATCGGCTCGTCGCTAGCGCTCGTGCTCCCGGCCGCGTTCATCCTCATCGTCGGCTTCCTGGTCGTCGCCTACCGCGACCTGGTCGACCTGTTGCTGGGCGTCGTCGCCATCCTGATGACGCTGCTGTGGACGTTCGGGTTCCTCGGACTGGCCGACATCGCCTTCAACCCGCTGCTCGTGGCGGTGCCGCCGCTTTTGATCGCGGTCGGCATCGACTTCGGGATCCACGCGGTCAACCGCTACCGGGAGGAACGCGAGCGCGACCAGCCGGTCGGGACGGCGATGGACGTCACGACCGCGCAGCTGCTGGTGGCCTTCTTCATCGTGATGGGGACGACCGTCATCGGCTTCCTCTCCAACCTGCCGAGCGCGCTCGCACCCATCCGCGACTTCGGCCTCGTCGCCGCCATCGGCATCTGTTTCACCTTCCTCATCTTCGGGATCTTCCTCCCCGCGGCGAAGGTCAAGACCGACCGCCTGCGCGCGAGGTACCCGATCCCCACGATGAGCGAGCGGCCGCTGGGGTCGGAGGGGTCGCTGCTGGGGCGAGCGCTCGGCGGTGGCGTCGCGATCGCCCAGCGCGCGCCGGCGCTGTTCATGCTCGTAATCTTGGTCACGAGCGGCGTCGCGGGCGTCTACGCGACCGGCGTCGGCACCGGCTTCAGCCAGGACGACTTCCTGCCGCCCGAGTACGAGGAGATCCCCGACTGGCAAAAGGAGCTTCCGGGGCCGTTCGCCCCGCCGGAGTACGACACCATCTCGAAGAGTAACTACATCGAGGACAACTTCCCACAGAGCAGTTCGGTCCTGTTGTTCGTCGAGTCGCGGATGCACCGCGACGCGGCGCTCGACCAGGTCTATCGGATGGGGTCGGACCCGCCGCCGACCGTCCTCCGCGAGGGTCGCCACGCCGAGAGCCAATCGGTCGTCACGATCGTCCGGTCGTACGCCGACCGGAACCCGGAGTTCGCCGATCTGGTGGCGCGCAACGACCCCGACGACGACGGCATCCCCGAGCAGAACCTCCGCGAGGTGTACGACTCGCTCGAATCGGCGCCGACCAGCGGGGTGGGCGGCGTCCTCGCCGACGACCGACGGAGCACGCTCGTCACCTATACCGTCGACGCCGACGCGACCAATCGCGAGGTCGCCGCCGACGCCGAGACGGTCGCCGCCGAGACCTCGCTGGACGCCACGCCGACCGGCAACGCCATCATCTTCGAGGAAGCCTCCGAACTCATCCTCGGCACGGTGATCACCAGCCTGGTCATCACGCTCGTCGGCGCGTCGGCGTTCCTGATCGTCGTCTACCACGTGCTGGAGGGGCGCGCGTCGCTGGGCGTCGCCAACGTCGTCCCCATCGCGCTGACGGTGACCTTCGTCGTCGCGTCGATGCGCTATCTCGGCATCGACTTCAACGCGATCAACGGCGTGATCCTCTCGCTGACGATCGGGCTCGGTATCGACTACTCCGTCCACGTCGTCCACCGCTTCGCCGACGAGTTCGAGGACGCGGACCTCGACACGGCCCTCGACCGGGCCATCCGCGGGACCGGCGGCGCGCTCACCGGCAGCATGCTCACCACCGTCGCCGGCATGGGAATGCTCGTGTTCGCGCTCAACCCCGCGATCGGCGCGTTCGGCGTGCTGACCGCGCTATCGGTCGTCTACGCCTACGTCGCCTCCATCGTCGTCCTCCCGTCGACGCTGGTGCTGTGGGACCGGGTCGTCAACCGCTCGCGGGCGGCCAAGTTGCTGTACGGCCGCGGTAGCAACCCCACGCCGGAGACGTCGGTCGAGGAGTGA
- a CDS encoding dihydrolipoyl dehydrogenase family protein, translated as MVHVVVVGAYGSAGAAVANSLAEEPDVQLTLIDDGDPGGGLCILRGCMPSKEVLSAGAHRFQARHDERLRGDPHEVDLDRTIERKDDHTLGWAEHRRESIHEIAERSDVEFVHDTARFVDDHTVVAGGREITGDYVVIATGSAVNVPDLPGIEDVPHRTSADLLDATELPDSAVVMGLGYVGLEMVPYLSEVGGTDVTVVEHDERPIDEADPAFGDAILDCYRDAFDVTVPTECYEKRVEPTDDGGVRLSLEHVDGDDEVVEADELYLFTGRRPCVGRLGLENSALERGPDWVLDTMQARDDDRVFVVGDVNGKEPILHVAKEQGFTAAENILRRERGEPLEAYENVTHHVIFSGLGVYPYARVGMTEREARDAGHDIAVAKRQARDDGVFKAKDTPEGVAKLVVDRETATVLGWQGLHYHADVMAKTMQVVVEMGLDVREVPDRAYHPTTPEIVDGLLRDATDELGDR; from the coding sequence ATGGTTCACGTAGTCGTCGTCGGCGCCTACGGCAGCGCCGGCGCCGCGGTCGCGAACTCGCTCGCCGAGGAGCCAGACGTACAGCTCACGCTGATCGACGACGGCGACCCCGGCGGCGGCCTCTGCATCCTGCGGGGCTGTATGCCCTCCAAAGAGGTACTGTCGGCCGGTGCCCACCGCTTTCAGGCGCGCCACGACGAGCGACTGCGCGGCGACCCCCACGAGGTCGACCTCGACCGGACCATCGAGCGCAAGGACGACCACACGCTCGGGTGGGCCGAACACCGCCGGGAGTCGATCCACGAGATCGCCGAGCGGTCGGACGTCGAGTTCGTCCACGACACCGCGCGGTTCGTCGACGACCACACCGTCGTCGCGGGCGGCCGGGAGATCACCGGCGACTACGTGGTGATCGCCACCGGGTCGGCGGTCAACGTCCCCGACCTGCCCGGGATCGAGGACGTGCCGCATCGGACGAGCGCGGATCTGCTCGACGCCACCGAACTCCCGGACTCGGCGGTCGTGATGGGACTGGGCTACGTCGGTCTGGAGATGGTCCCCTATCTCAGCGAGGTCGGCGGGACCGACGTGACCGTCGTCGAGCACGACGAGCGACCCATCGACGAGGCCGACCCCGCGTTCGGCGACGCGATCCTCGACTGCTATCGCGACGCCTTCGACGTGACGGTCCCCACGGAGTGTTACGAGAAGCGCGTCGAACCGACCGACGACGGGGGCGTCCGCCTCTCCCTCGAACACGTCGACGGCGACGACGAGGTCGTCGAGGCCGACGAACTCTACCTGTTCACCGGGCGGCGGCCCTGCGTGGGGCGGCTCGGGCTCGAGAACTCGGCGCTGGAGCGGGGGCCCGACTGGGTGCTCGACACGATGCAGGCTCGCGACGACGATCGGGTGTTCGTCGTCGGCGACGTCAACGGCAAGGAGCCGATCCTCCACGTCGCCAAGGAACAGGGCTTCACCGCCGCCGAGAACATCCTCCGGCGCGAGCGCGGCGAGCCCCTCGAAGCCTACGAGAACGTCACCCACCACGTCATCTTCTCGGGGCTGGGCGTCTACCCCTACGCCCGCGTCGGCATGACCGAACGCGAGGCCCGCGACGCCGGTCACGATATCGCCGTGGCGAAACGGCAGGCGCGCGACGACGGCGTGTTCAAGGCGAAGGACACCCCCGAGGGCGTCGCCAAACTCGTCGTCGACCGCGAGACCGCGACGGTACTGGGCTGGCAGGGACTGCACTACCACGCCGACGTGATGGCCAAGACGATGCAGGTCGTCGTCGAGATGGGCCTGGACGTTCGGGAGGTGCCCGACCGGGCCTACCACCCGACGACGCCCGAGATCGTCGACGGACTCCTGCGGGACGCGACCGACGAACTCGGCGACCGCTGA
- a CDS encoding MOSC domain-containing protein, producing MPSVERIWTAPEGGAPMAASERVRAVEGGGLRGDRYCHGRGYYSPYDVCQVTLVDSGALETVRERYDIDLSDGRHRRNLVVDYDVVDLLDTRFSVGEAVFEGTRRRPPCARVEEVAGEDDLAEALGEERGGICADVVEGGEITVGDELEVVERLDDPDSLADAIRERRE from the coding sequence ATGCCCAGCGTCGAGCGGATCTGGACCGCGCCGGAGGGTGGTGCGCCGATGGCGGCCAGCGAGCGCGTTCGGGCGGTCGAGGGCGGCGGGCTCCGCGGCGACCGCTACTGTCACGGCCGCGGCTACTACTCGCCGTACGACGTGTGTCAGGTTACCCTCGTCGACAGCGGGGCGCTGGAGACGGTCCGCGAGCGCTACGACATCGACCTCTCGGACGGGCGCCACCGCCGAAATCTCGTGGTCGACTACGACGTGGTCGACCTGCTCGACACCCGGTTCTCGGTCGGCGAGGCCGTCTTCGAGGGGACTCGTCGACGACCGCCCTGTGCCCGCGTCGAGGAAGTGGCCGGCGAGGACGACCTCGCGGAGGCCCTCGGCGAGGAGCGCGGCGGTATCTGCGCCGACGTGGTCGAAGGCGGTGAGATCACGGTGGGCGACGAGCTGGAGGTCGTCGAGCGGCTGGACGACCCCGATTCGCTAGCCGACGCGATCCGCGAGCGACGCGAGTAA
- a CDS encoding cupin domain-containing protein has product MGYHVVDPDEREPEPDRPSEMRYVSEAAGMERLGLRTYAVDPGEEIPLSGMHYHDEQEEAFYVISGTLSVETPEETYRVEADQFFVAEPESPHRAHVADDADGPARVVGIGAPPVSDGHSYEGD; this is encoded by the coding sequence ATGGGATATCACGTCGTCGACCCCGACGAACGAGAGCCGGAACCGGACCGACCGTCCGAGATGCGGTACGTGAGCGAGGCCGCGGGGATGGAGCGGCTCGGACTGCGGACCTACGCCGTCGACCCGGGCGAGGAGATCCCGCTCTCGGGGATGCACTACCACGACGAGCAGGAGGAGGCCTTCTACGTGATCTCGGGGACGCTCAGCGTCGAGACGCCCGAGGAGACCTATCGGGTCGAGGCCGACCAGTTCTTCGTCGCCGAGCCGGAGAGCCCGCATCGAGCCCACGTGGCCGACGACGCGGACGGTCCGGCCCGGGTGGTCGGCATCGGTGCTCCGCCGGTCAGCGACGGGCACAGTTACGAGGGCGACTGA